One window of bacterium genomic DNA carries:
- the fabZ gene encoding 3-hydroxyacyl-ACP dehydratase FabZ, whose product MATMDIQEIMKLLPHRFPFLLVDKIIECDDYKRIVGIKNVTINEPFFQGHFPGVPVMPGVLQIEAMAQTGGILINRIAKAGDRVPFFMSIDKAKFRRVVKPGDQMRIEIDIITHKTKIARFVGKVLVDGELASEAELMCMLADQKVPA is encoded by the coding sequence ATGGCAACAATGGATATTCAAGAAATCATGAAGTTATTACCCCACCGGTTTCCTTTTTTACTGGTGGATAAAATTATCGAGTGTGATGATTATAAGCGCATCGTAGGTATCAAAAATGTAACCATCAATGAGCCCTTTTTCCAAGGCCATTTCCCGGGTGTGCCAGTGATGCCCGGGGTGTTACAGATTGAGGCGATGGCGCAGACGGGAGGCATTCTGATTAACCGTATAGCCAAGGCGGGCGATCGGGTGCCTTTCTTCATGTCCATTGATAAGGCCAAGTTCCGGCGTGTGGTGAAGCCCGGCGACCAGATGCGTATTGAAATTGATATCATTACCCATAAAACCAAAATTGCCCGGTTTGTCGGCAAGGTATTGGTCGATGGTGAGCTTGCCTCGGAAGCTGAATTGATGTGCATGTTGGCGGATCAGAAGGTGCCGGCATGA
- a CDS encoding GspE/PulE family protein produces the protein MSDSRDNLETLRASALEFGLVFLSEIGDEALDPELVKGIPVEWARTHCLLPVRLDGELCLLVTDPAEVGKHQDISLLVGGELRPVVAPGEVILKAIERCYVSRRESTEEFLRDMDQPAAGVERAGELRSDDLLKTAEEAPVTQLVNLILLEAVKARASDIHFEPFHSRLRVRYRVDGVLYEQASPPKHLERTLVSRIKVMAHLDISEKRLPQDGMARVRVGEREIDIRVSTVPVAEGERVVLRLLNRDSSVMTLGELGMPEMMNRSFDALLHEVNGLIIVCGPTGSGKTTTLYAAIQKLDTKGRNVMTIEDPIEYQLQDIGQMQVKPKIGLTFARSLRHILRQDPDVVLVGETRDSETAEIAVRASLTGHLVFTTLHTNDAASAVIRMMDMAVEPYLLAAALRGVLAQRLVRQLCPLCRKPVKVSPRDVSLLGAAGERLNGATLYEPGGCPQCLGGYRGRIGIFEMLVMNPEIEALIRSGASAARQMRDLPGCETRLTMLDDGLAKVLAGRTSLAEILYALGISGA, from the coding sequence ATGAGCGATTCAAGAGACAACCTTGAGACCTTGCGGGCAAGTGCCCTTGAATTCGGGTTGGTTTTTTTGTCCGAAATCGGTGATGAGGCGCTCGATCCCGAACTGGTGAAGGGAATCCCCGTTGAATGGGCGCGTACGCATTGTTTGCTCCCTGTGCGATTGGATGGAGAGTTATGTCTTCTGGTGACCGACCCGGCGGAGGTCGGAAAACATCAGGATATTTCCCTTTTGGTGGGCGGGGAACTGCGTCCGGTGGTGGCCCCGGGCGAAGTCATTCTCAAGGCCATAGAACGGTGTTATGTCAGCCGTCGTGAATCCACTGAGGAGTTCCTGCGCGATATGGATCAACCGGCGGCAGGAGTTGAGCGGGCGGGGGAGTTGCGTTCGGATGATCTTCTAAAGACCGCGGAAGAAGCGCCGGTCACCCAGCTGGTGAATCTGATTTTGCTGGAAGCGGTCAAGGCGCGCGCTTCGGATATCCACTTTGAACCTTTCCATTCACGGCTCCGGGTTCGGTATCGTGTGGATGGCGTGTTGTATGAGCAGGCAAGCCCACCGAAGCATCTGGAGCGAACGCTGGTCTCTCGCATCAAGGTCATGGCGCACCTGGATATCTCGGAGAAGCGGTTGCCTCAGGATGGTATGGCGCGCGTACGGGTGGGGGAACGGGAAATTGATATTCGCGTCTCCACCGTGCCCGTGGCGGAAGGCGAACGGGTAGTGTTGCGGTTATTGAACCGGGATTCCTCCGTGATGACGCTCGGTGAGCTGGGTATGCCTGAAATGATGAATCGGTCTTTCGATGCCTTGCTACATGAGGTCAATGGTTTGATCATTGTTTGCGGGCCCACCGGTAGCGGGAAAACCACGACGCTCTATGCTGCCATCCAGAAACTCGATACCAAGGGACGTAATGTGATGACGATCGAGGATCCCATTGAGTATCAATTACAGGATATCGGGCAAATGCAGGTGAAGCCGAAAATTGGACTTACCTTTGCCCGGAGCCTCCGCCATATTCTGCGTCAGGATCCTGATGTGGTTCTGGTGGGGGAAACCCGTGATAGCGAAACGGCCGAGATTGCGGTCAGAGCCTCATTGACCGGGCATTTGGTGTTTACCACGCTGCATACTAATGATGCGGCGAGTGCGGTGATTCGTATGATGGATATGGCGGTCGAGCCCTACCTGTTAGCTGCCGCATTGCGTGGGGTACTGGCCCAGCGCCTGGTACGCCAGCTTTGCCCGCTTTGCCGGAAACCGGTTAAGGTTTCACCTCGCGATGTATCACTGCTTGGGGCTGCGGGAGAACGGCTGAATGGCGCGACTCTCTATGAGCCCGGTGGCTGTCCCCAGTGCCTGGGAGGCTATCGGGGACGAATCGGAATTTTCGAAATGCTGGTGATGAATCCTGAAATTGAGGCACTGATCCGAAGTGGCGCGTCGGCAGCCCGCCAGATGCGTGATCTGCCGGGGTGTGAAACCCGCTTGACGATGTTGGATGACGGGCTGGCCAAAGTGTTGGCAGGTCGGACCAGTTTGGCTGAAATTCTGTATGCCCTGGGTATTTCAGGAGCGTAA
- the gspD gene encoding type II secretion system secretin GspD, with protein sequence MYRALPIFCLGLSLTLSGMTLAAVEERPVAIAAPQSTVNFTFSQVDVRSFVKIIGEITGRRFIVDEAVKGQITVVAPRVPVAEAYSLFTRILESVGCAVIEEDNLNRIVVMPSRTLVSAPVIGENGRIEGNGVITRVIRLKNTNVADLRKILDTLTGREKGASAAILESSNHIILTDTVANVRRFEQIIAEIDKAGVGTTSEVVFLKNADAGEFVRQYNQAIGPRAMIRDGVAAPRGNELIMVSTPQSNSLILIGPASDIAEVKKLLAMVDIETTTGHGNLHAIFLKYISAEEAAKSLNALLERSLGKDPPKAGERKKLSVEASTANNALLVDASPLDFELLKSLVSELDQLQEQVLIEVVIAEVSADDSLDVGVELTALNTPSKVGDSVIQGSTRLSDNSSSINDVIQNGVFPRGIMMGVARGTRLDSSGNVVSSYPGLINVNALQANGKVKILSSVPLVAQNNKEASVSVVNNIPILKSTIQGGSGTSRDVIQNIDRMDVGIKLKLTPRINPSNEVCMVLNPSIEAIIDAGPSGTQFAPTIAKREVSTTVTVPDGRTIVISGLIREDRSNVIRKIPILGSIPIIGVLFRRTVETKNRTNLIIFVTPHVMSTEVKAKAATDRWSQKTGLNITNTEASVISPQ encoded by the coding sequence ATGTATCGAGCACTGCCAATCTTTTGCCTGGGCTTATCCCTGACACTCTCAGGGATGACCTTGGCTGCTGTGGAGGAACGACCGGTGGCAATCGCCGCGCCTCAGTCGACCGTCAATTTCACCTTCAGTCAGGTCGACGTCCGTTCGTTTGTAAAGATCATTGGCGAGATTACCGGGCGGCGCTTTATTGTTGATGAGGCCGTTAAAGGACAAATCACCGTCGTAGCTCCGCGGGTTCCGGTCGCCGAGGCGTATTCCTTGTTCACGCGCATTCTGGAGTCGGTCGGTTGTGCGGTTATCGAGGAAGACAATTTAAATCGCATTGTCGTGATGCCGTCCCGCACCCTGGTCTCGGCTCCGGTAATCGGGGAGAATGGGCGTATTGAGGGAAACGGGGTGATCACACGCGTGATCCGTCTGAAGAATACCAATGTGGCTGATTTACGGAAAATTCTCGACACCCTTACGGGGCGTGAAAAGGGAGCTTCTGCGGCGATCCTGGAATCTTCGAATCACATCATTCTAACTGATACGGTGGCAAATGTCCGGAGGTTTGAGCAGATCATTGCCGAGATTGACAAAGCCGGGGTCGGGACGACGAGTGAGGTTGTTTTCCTGAAGAACGCGGATGCGGGGGAATTTGTTCGGCAGTACAATCAAGCGATTGGGCCACGTGCCATGATTCGTGACGGCGTCGCGGCCCCGCGGGGGAACGAGTTGATCATGGTCTCCACTCCGCAGTCCAATAGTCTGATACTGATCGGGCCCGCCTCGGATATTGCCGAGGTCAAAAAGCTGCTTGCGATGGTGGATATCGAGACGACTACGGGGCATGGTAATCTGCATGCGATTTTTCTGAAATATATCAGTGCTGAAGAGGCGGCCAAGAGCCTGAATGCGCTGCTCGAACGATCCTTGGGAAAAGATCCGCCAAAGGCAGGAGAAAGGAAGAAACTTTCTGTTGAGGCGAGTACTGCTAATAACGCCTTGCTGGTGGATGCGTCTCCCCTGGATTTCGAGTTGTTGAAATCGCTGGTTTCCGAGCTTGATCAGCTTCAGGAACAGGTCTTGATTGAAGTTGTGATTGCCGAAGTCAGCGCTGATGATTCGTTGGATGTGGGCGTTGAATTGACGGCTTTAAACACGCCGTCGAAGGTGGGGGATTCCGTGATTCAAGGGAGTACCCGGTTGAGCGATAATTCCAGCAGTATCAATGACGTGATCCAAAATGGGGTCTTCCCGCGTGGTATCATGATGGGCGTGGCGCGAGGCACCCGGTTGGACAGCAGTGGGAACGTGGTGTCCAGTTATCCGGGTCTGATTAACGTGAATGCCTTGCAGGCCAACGGTAAAGTCAAAATCCTGTCGAGCGTGCCTTTGGTTGCGCAGAACAACAAGGAAGCCAGTGTGAGCGTGGTGAATAATATTCCAATTCTTAAATCCACCATTCAAGGTGGTTCGGGAACGTCGCGTGATGTCATTCAGAATATTGACCGCATGGATGTCGGGATCAAACTCAAGCTGACCCCGCGCATCAACCCCTCCAATGAGGTTTGCATGGTCTTAAATCCAAGTATTGAGGCGATTATTGATGCCGGTCCCTCGGGGACGCAATTCGCGCCAACGATTGCCAAGCGTGAAGTGTCAACAACCGTGACCGTTCCGGATGGACGTACCATTGTTATCAGCGGTTTGATTCGTGAAGACCGGTCCAATGTCATTCGCAAGATCCCCATTTTGGGGTCAATTCCGATTATCGGGGTTTTGTTCCGGCGCACCGTAGAAACTAAAAATCGGACGAATTTGATTATTTTTGTTACTCCGCACGTGATGTCCACCGAAGTGAAAGCCAAGGCGGCTACAGACCGTTGGAGCCAGAAGACCGGTTTGAATATTACCAACACGGAAGCTTCTGTGATCAGCCCGCAATGA
- the lpxA gene encoding acyl-ACP--UDP-N-acetylglucosamine O-acyltransferase, protein MTKIHPSAIVHEGAVLGVDVEIGPYSIIGPHVKLGDRTRVMPQVFLDGHTSLGAECIVFPFASIGSQTQDLKFKGGTTYVEIGDRTTLREYVTINSGTADGEVTRVGSNSLIMAYCHVAHGCTVGNRVIMANNASLSGDVLVEDDVVIGGMSGIHQFTRIGTCAMIGGMAKITQDVPPYMLVDGNPSGVHGINSVKLQRLNVAADTVALVKKAFKILYRDGLSTRQAMERIHAELPKTPEIERLIKFIETSERGILK, encoded by the coding sequence ATGACGAAAATTCATCCTTCAGCCATAGTGCATGAAGGGGCTGTGCTAGGTGTGGATGTCGAGATTGGCCCTTATAGCATCATCGGCCCTCATGTGAAACTTGGTGACCGCACCAGGGTGATGCCTCAGGTCTTTCTTGATGGTCATACCAGCCTTGGCGCTGAATGCATTGTATTTCCCTTCGCCAGTATTGGCAGTCAGACCCAGGACTTGAAGTTCAAGGGGGGCACCACCTATGTCGAGATCGGGGACCGGACGACACTGCGCGAGTATGTAACCATTAACTCCGGCACGGCGGATGGCGAAGTGACACGAGTCGGGTCGAATTCGCTCATTATGGCGTATTGTCATGTGGCGCATGGGTGTACGGTTGGGAATCGCGTGATTATGGCGAACAATGCCTCCTTGTCGGGGGATGTTCTGGTTGAGGATGATGTGGTGATTGGCGGGATGTCCGGCATTCATCAATTCACCCGTATTGGGACCTGCGCAATGATTGGCGGAATGGCGAAAATTACCCAGGATGTCCCTCCGTATATGCTGGTGGATGGTAATCCTTCCGGCGTACATGGGATTAATTCTGTGAAGTTGCAGCGTTTGAATGTGGCCGCCGATACGGTTGCCCTCGTCAAAAAAGCATTCAAGATTCTGTATCGTGATGGGTTGTCGACCCGGCAGGCGATGGAGCGTATCCATGCCGAATTGCCAAAAACCCCTGAAATTGAGCGTCTGATCAAGTTTATTGAGACCTCGGAGCGGGGCATTCTCAAGTGA